Proteins co-encoded in one Conger conger chromosome 4, fConCon1.1, whole genome shotgun sequence genomic window:
- the LOC133125977 gene encoding disks large homolog 3-like, translated as MTAVAMTTYTTTTVFMTAVATTTVTTTTDRRHDHNHRRARNGALAGDTSRHTRSAADIDQEGVACSLAPANEVVTATVIADTNISAIASQVESMSTGPRPETPAAEAEPPQPKTITLEKGSEGLGFSIVGGFGSPHGDLPIYVKTVFGKGAAAVDGRLKRGDQILSVNGESLEGVTHEQAVAVLKRQRGAVSLAVLS; from the exons ATGACCGCCGTCGCCATGACCACCTACACTACAACCACCGTCTTCATGACAGCCGTCGCTACTACCACAGTCACCACAACCACCGACCGTCGCCACGACCACAATCACCGG CGGGCGCGGAACGGCGCGCTGGCGGGCGACACGTCCCGTCACACGCGGAGCGCGGCCGACATCGATCAAGAGGGTGTCGCCTGCTCGTTAGCGCCCGCTAATGAGGTCGTCACGGCGACG GTGATTGCAGACACTAACATCAGCGCCATCGCCAGTCAGGTGGAGAGCATGTCCACCGGCCCCCGCCCAGAGACTCCTGCAGCAGAGGCTGA GCCCCCCCAGCCCAAGACCATCACCCTGGAGAAGGGCTCTGAGGGGCTGGGCTTCAGCATCGTGGGGGGGTTCGGCAGCCCCCACGGAGACCTGCCCATCTACGTCAAAACCGTCTTcggcaag ggggcagcggcGGTGGACGGCCGTCTGAAGCGGGGCGATCAGATCCTGTCGGTGAACGGGGAGAGCCTGGAGGGGGTGACGCACGAGCAGGCGGTGGCAGTGCTCAAACGCCAGAGGGGTGCGGTCTCCCTGGCGGTGTTGTCTTAA